From a region of the Paenibacillus sp. FSL R10-2734 genome:
- a CDS encoding extracellular solute-binding protein, producing MGNRMKWVSLLLTSLVLLLAACSGGGNSNTSPNTSDKNLNTEVATDDGSGIKPVTFSFYGNYDWLTTSPWGDNEATKWIQENRKVTVKPIQSGGAAGEKLNTMIVGGDLPDVIFTDRGSSVERLVQAGQLVALDDYYDKYPNFKKYVKESTLNLLRSEDGKIYQIPNWYTSGQFGNGGWMVNKDIYNELGRPALETFDDLYQYLLLVHEKYPDVVPLEVGEKGAGLEIMYGGFKENSTSKFISLMGYPEGDKLSSILDDPAYEEMVLYINKLYRERLITQDALQQTQDAVKEKVNTSRVAVMVESNITTYGAEGHRALTASNPDSGYEIIMPIHKAGIDKTKVFVSGFETLGWNVNVITKKAKDPEAIFAYFDWITGPEGQKVLFFGPNGLYWDEEDADGAPIPNEKYKTTPANERTETMRKFEDFNWAGNTTFIDTAKMSLEALLSANQKSWETVAQSTVTWKTALDITEFVNTDPLPDTEIGIIAQNVGDIYTLAYAQMVQAKSDEEVLSALETAKKNTQKAGLDKLLEFRTEKWQENVKKINLAK from the coding sequence ATGGGCAATCGTATGAAATGGGTATCACTTTTGCTGACTTCGCTGGTGCTTCTTCTCGCTGCCTGTAGCGGAGGGGGAAATTCTAACACTTCACCAAACACAAGCGATAAAAATCTGAATACCGAGGTCGCCACAGATGACGGCAGCGGGATCAAGCCCGTCACCTTCAGCTTCTATGGAAACTACGACTGGCTTACGACATCACCATGGGGGGATAATGAGGCGACAAAATGGATTCAGGAGAACCGTAAGGTTACAGTTAAACCGATTCAATCCGGAGGAGCGGCCGGAGAAAAGCTCAACACGATGATCGTCGGCGGCGATTTACCGGATGTCATCTTTACTGACCGGGGATCCTCAGTGGAACGGCTAGTGCAGGCAGGGCAACTCGTTGCGCTGGATGATTACTATGACAAGTATCCGAACTTCAAGAAATATGTGAAGGAATCCACCCTGAATTTGCTCCGTTCAGAAGACGGGAAAATCTATCAAATCCCGAACTGGTATACATCCGGACAATTTGGCAACGGCGGATGGATGGTGAATAAAGATATTTATAATGAGCTCGGTAGACCGGCGCTAGAGACCTTTGATGATTTGTATCAATATTTACTCTTGGTACATGAAAAGTATCCGGATGTTGTACCTCTGGAGGTTGGTGAGAAGGGGGCAGGTCTGGAAATCATGTATGGCGGTTTTAAGGAGAACTCCACCAGTAAGTTCATTTCACTCATGGGATATCCGGAAGGCGACAAGCTGTCATCTATCTTGGACGATCCCGCTTACGAGGAGATGGTGCTGTATATCAATAAGCTGTATCGTGAGCGGCTGATTACGCAGGATGCACTGCAGCAAACCCAGGATGCGGTCAAAGAAAAGGTCAATACCAGCCGGGTAGCGGTCATGGTCGAATCCAATATCACTACGTATGGAGCCGAGGGACACCGGGCACTGACAGCGAGCAATCCAGACAGCGGTTATGAAATTATTATGCCGATTCATAAAGCTGGAATAGACAAAACAAAAGTGTTTGTAAGCGGTTTCGAGACACTGGGTTGGAACGTCAATGTCATTACGAAAAAGGCCAAGGATCCGGAGGCCATCTTCGCTTACTTTGACTGGATTACGGGTCCGGAGGGACAGAAGGTGCTTTTCTTCGGTCCTAATGGCTTGTACTGGGATGAAGAGGACGCGGACGGAGCACCAATCCCGAACGAGAAATACAAGACGACACCTGCTAACGAGCGTACGGAAACGATGAGAAAATTCGAGGACTTTAACTGGGCGGGAAATACGACCTTTATTGATACGGCGAAAATGAGCCTCGAGGCGCTGCTTTCCGCGAACCAGAAATCATGGGAGACAGTGGCGCAGTCCACGGTGACCTGGAAAACCGCGCTGGACATTACGGAATTTGTAAATACCGATCCGCTTCCGGATACGGAGATCGGCATCATCGCACAGAATGTCGGGGATATTTATACTCTTGCTTACGCACAGATGGTGCAGGCGAAGTCGGATGAAGAGGTATTATCGGCACTGGAGACAGCCAAAAAGAACACCCAAAAAGCGGGGCTAGATAAGCTGCTTGAGTTCAGAACCGAAAAATGGCAGGAAAATGTTAAGAAAATCAACCTGGCGAAATAA
- a CDS encoding carbohydrate ABC transporter permease, producing the protein MRLSLGDKIMQRTIYILLTLLALLMLYPFWNALVISFNLGSDTALGGVTLLPRAFTLENYYIVFQDHRLLNSFLITILRTLSGTVVSVFFTALLAYGMSKKTLLFRKQYMVFFMITMFFSGGLIPSYLLVRSLGMLDTFWVLIIPGIISVWNMIVIRTFFNALPEGLEESAKIDGCSNYGIFFRIVIPVSGPVLATIALFTAVGYWNDWFTGAIYITSDDLLPIQTLLRQVMNSNIMTQIGSSNAIALDHMNRNRTITTKSLTMATMMIATIPIILTYPFLQKYFVKGVMIGSLKE; encoded by the coding sequence ATGAGACTAAGCCTAGGCGACAAAATCATGCAGCGGACTATTTATATCCTTTTGACGCTGCTGGCGCTACTCATGCTGTACCCGTTTTGGAACGCGCTCGTCATTTCCTTTAATCTAGGGAGCGATACGGCGCTCGGCGGTGTAACCTTGTTGCCAAGAGCATTTACCCTGGAAAATTATTATATTGTGTTTCAGGATCATCGCCTGCTGAATTCTTTTCTGATCACCATTCTTAGAACGTTGAGCGGCACAGTAGTGTCTGTCTTCTTCACGGCTCTGTTAGCTTACGGAATGTCTAAGAAGACATTGCTTTTTCGAAAACAATATATGGTGTTCTTCATGATTACGATGTTCTTTAGTGGAGGGCTTATCCCTAGTTATTTACTAGTTCGTTCTTTGGGTATGCTGGACACCTTTTGGGTTCTAATTATCCCCGGCATCATCAGCGTCTGGAACATGATTGTCATCCGCACCTTCTTCAACGCTTTGCCGGAGGGACTAGAGGAGTCGGCCAAAATCGACGGCTGCAGCAACTACGGCATTTTCTTCCGAATCGTCATTCCCGTCTCCGGCCCGGTGCTGGCTACAATTGCTCTATTTACTGCGGTTGGTTACTGGAACGACTGGTTTACGGGAGCGATCTATATTACTAGTGACGATCTGCTTCCTATACAGACCCTGCTGCGGCAGGTTATGAACTCCAACATTATGACCCAAATTGGCTCATCGAATGCTATTGCGCTGGATCATATGAACCGAAATCGGACGATTACCACGAAGTCACTGACTATGGCTACGATGATGATCGCTACTATTCCGATTATCCTGACGTACCCTTTTCTCCAAAAGTACTTTGTTAAGGGCGTAATGATCGGTTCATTGAAAGAATAG
- a CDS encoding ABC transporter ATP-binding protein has product MKVLHNITAGKPQQLLKPVLFSFLANIVSVLPFALVIEAVRLIFAPYITVGAELQIERLWWICAGLVAVMVLMFLSEIPAYRTAYRGAYNVAAQGRAELAEHLRKLPLGYLTRRDPGDLANMMMGDFTLVETGISHLLPQLAGAFVLPIFALAGLLFLDWRMAISMFVALPVALLIMYLSGRLRRRLGADHMKAKLNAANRLQEYLNGIRVMKAYNLTGERFVRLDSSFRTLMKESVKLEGIFGPVILTAMALLRAGLTLMVYVGVHLLLGGELGILQLAVFLIVGTRIYDPLTTALANYAEFRYNEQAGERIVDLLRQPVMTGTTAPLPESSTIRFDNVTFGYGGDPVLKQLSIELPQGSLTAIVGPSGSGKSTVLRLISRFYDPDEGSVLLGGRNIKDIDPEHLLGSVSVVFQDVYLFQDTIGNNIAFGRPGASQQDIQKAAEMARCHDFIMKLPLGYNTPVGEGGSTLSGGEKQRISIARAILKNAPIVLLDEATASLDPQNEAGIQKGIDALITGRTVIVIAHRLKTIRGADNIIVLEDGRLVEQGRHEALLLRCGLYDRLWKLQQQSVGFRITS; this is encoded by the coding sequence ATGAAGGTATTGCACAATATTACTGCTGGCAAACCGCAGCAGCTGCTGAAGCCCGTGTTGTTTTCCTTCCTGGCTAACATAGTCAGTGTGCTTCCGTTTGCGCTTGTCATTGAGGCGGTGCGGTTAATTTTTGCTCCTTATATTACGGTGGGTGCAGAGCTTCAGATAGAACGGCTTTGGTGGATTTGCGCGGGTCTAGTTGCTGTCATGGTACTGATGTTCCTGAGCGAGATTCCCGCTTACCGCACTGCATACCGCGGGGCTTACAATGTTGCGGCGCAGGGACGGGCGGAATTAGCAGAGCATCTGCGTAAGCTTCCGTTAGGCTACCTGACTCGCCGTGACCCCGGCGATCTGGCCAATATGATGATGGGCGATTTCACGCTGGTTGAGACAGGGATATCACATCTGCTGCCACAGCTTGCAGGGGCTTTTGTGCTGCCGATATTCGCACTTGCGGGTTTACTGTTCCTCGACTGGCGGATGGCAATTTCCATGTTTGTGGCGCTGCCGGTTGCCCTCCTAATTATGTATCTGTCAGGCAGACTGCGGCGGAGACTCGGAGCGGATCATATGAAGGCCAAATTGAACGCTGCGAACAGGCTACAGGAATATTTGAATGGTATTCGGGTGATGAAGGCCTACAACCTGACGGGAGAACGATTTGTCCGTCTGGATAGCTCTTTTAGAACTTTGATGAAGGAAAGTGTGAAGCTTGAAGGGATATTCGGACCGGTCATTCTAACGGCTATGGCTCTTCTTCGTGCGGGTCTGACTTTAATGGTATACGTTGGTGTTCATCTATTGTTAGGCGGGGAGCTCGGTATTCTGCAGCTGGCGGTATTCCTTATTGTCGGCACACGCATCTATGATCCACTGACGACGGCGCTCGCCAACTATGCCGAATTCCGGTACAACGAACAAGCGGGTGAACGCATCGTAGACCTGCTTCGCCAGCCGGTAATGACGGGTACTACAGCTCCACTTCCCGAGAGCAGTACCATTCGCTTTGACAATGTTACCTTCGGTTATGGAGGTGACCCTGTTCTCAAACAATTAAGCATAGAGCTGCCGCAAGGCTCACTGACCGCGATCGTGGGTCCCTCCGGCAGTGGGAAGAGTACAGTGCTGCGCTTGATCTCGCGTTTCTATGATCCTGACGAAGGAAGTGTACTGCTAGGCGGACGCAATATTAAAGATATTGATCCAGAACATTTGCTAGGGTCTGTGTCAGTTGTGTTTCAGGATGTGTACCTGTTCCAAGATACCATTGGAAACAACATTGCCTTTGGGCGGCCGGGCGCGTCGCAACAGGATATTCAAAAAGCAGCAGAAATGGCCCGCTGCCATGATTTTATTATGAAATTGCCTCTTGGTTATAACACGCCGGTAGGGGAGGGTGGCAGTACGCTTTCTGGAGGGGAGAAGCAGCGGATCTCCATTGCTCGCGCGATTCTTAAGAACGCTCCAATTGTATTACTAGATGAAGCTACTGCATCGCTGGACCCGCAGAATGAGGCTGGAATCCAGAAGGGAATAGATGCGCTGATTACGGGCAGAACCGTTATTGTTATCGCCCATAGGCTGAAAACCATACGCGGTGCAGACAACATTATTGTACTGGAAGACGGCCGATTGGTTGAGCAGGGACGACATGAAGCCTTACTACTACGCTGCGGATTGTACGACCGTCTCTGGAAGCTGCAACAGCAATCCGTTGGATTCCGCATCACATCATAA
- a CDS encoding ABC transporter permease subunit, translating to MNTAEKPRRWKKFTSQLDLQSMVWPGIIFVFIFSYIPMYGVVMAFQQYDIFGGIMKSPWVGFMHFRMFFEAPEFWNVMRNTIVISLLKLIISFPAPILLALMLNEIGNMGFKRVIQTVSYLPYFLSWVIVSGFVFSLLSVDNGTVNYVLERFNLAQEPVNFLALPKYFWSILVSVNVWKEVGFGSIVYLAAIAGIDPTLYEAASIDGASRFKQIHLITLPSITPIIIIFMILAIGSLLSAGFEDILLLATNPILRPYSDVIDTYVYRVGILNARFSYATAVGLFKAVISVILLVMANKIARRADVSLW from the coding sequence ATGAACACGGCCGAGAAACCGCGTAGATGGAAGAAATTTACCAGTCAATTGGATTTGCAGTCCATGGTTTGGCCGGGAATTATCTTTGTATTCATTTTTAGCTACATTCCGATGTATGGCGTGGTCATGGCATTCCAGCAATATGATATTTTTGGCGGCATTATGAAGAGTCCCTGGGTTGGATTTATGCATTTCAGAATGTTCTTCGAGGCGCCGGAGTTCTGGAATGTGATGCGAAATACCATTGTGATTAGCTTGCTTAAATTGATTATCTCTTTTCCAGCCCCGATTCTTCTGGCACTGATGCTGAATGAAATCGGGAATATGGGCTTTAAACGCGTGATCCAGACCGTCAGCTATTTACCTTATTTCCTGTCTTGGGTTATTGTATCCGGTTTTGTATTTTCACTGTTATCCGTTGACAACGGAACGGTGAACTATGTGCTGGAGCGATTCAACCTGGCCCAGGAGCCAGTTAACTTCCTGGCGTTACCCAAATACTTCTGGTCCATTCTAGTAAGTGTAAATGTGTGGAAGGAGGTCGGATTTGGGAGCATTGTTTATTTGGCTGCAATTGCAGGCATTGATCCGACCCTATATGAGGCTGCTTCTATAGACGGAGCAAGCCGGTTTAAGCAAATTCACTTGATTACACTCCCCAGCATTACCCCCATTATCATCATCTTTATGATTCTTGCCATCGGCAGTCTGCTCAGTGCGGGCTTCGAGGACATTTTGCTGCTGGCAACCAATCCTATTCTGCGACCCTACTCCGATGTTATCGACACCTATGTGTACCGTGTTGGGATTTTGAATGCCCGATTCTCTTATGCGACAGCGGTAGGGCTATTCAAAGCGGTGATCAGTGTCATTCTGCTAGTGATGGCCAACAAAATCGCCCGCCGGGCGGATGTTAGTCTCTGGTAG
- a CDS encoding AraC family transcriptional regulator: protein MERSNGLNEEETIDAHKTLTCEGFNFTYQLDGSHFEIKPPVELGEGSCRSLLTHGYLQMTDFDLRFNRDIEAKGEFRTPRTELVFCMGHGIEWGTSLKQDYFAIGTGESALLHGGVRSENCTYLSGAGYRFLSIDMSPAQFERMTSGLTEDTRLRAGGGAGLFFGKNGITPSIRLILSQIADCSYSQGMRELYLEGKMLELMAVYLNESLYEADRISHSVKLSRDDMESLRLAKEILQRDYLHPPTLAGLSRIICLNEFKLKKGFKEMFGYTVHAYVIEQRMQRAQQLLEQGNVTVSEAASRVGYGNVSHFSAAFRKKFGVRPGEYLISSRQRSVGTWM, encoded by the coding sequence ATGGAGCGTAGCAATGGTCTGAATGAAGAGGAAACGATTGATGCCCATAAGACGCTTACATGCGAGGGGTTTAATTTTACTTACCAGCTGGATGGGAGCCACTTTGAGATAAAACCACCGGTCGAACTAGGGGAAGGTAGCTGCCGGAGCCTGCTTACGCATGGTTATCTTCAGATGACGGATTTTGATCTCCGATTTAACCGGGATATTGAAGCGAAGGGCGAGTTTAGAACACCGCGTACGGAGCTTGTATTCTGCATGGGCCATGGAATTGAATGGGGAACCTCGCTTAAGCAGGACTATTTTGCCATAGGTACAGGAGAAAGTGCGCTGCTTCACGGCGGAGTAAGAAGTGAGAATTGCACGTACCTCAGCGGAGCGGGCTACCGATTCCTAAGCATAGATATGAGTCCGGCACAATTTGAGCGGATGACCAGCGGCTTGACCGAGGATACACGGCTCCGAGCCGGAGGAGGAGCTGGTTTGTTTTTTGGCAAAAACGGTATCACACCATCTATCCGACTCATTCTGTCACAAATTGCAGATTGTTCTTATAGTCAGGGTATGCGGGAACTCTATCTGGAAGGAAAAATGCTGGAACTAATGGCTGTCTATCTCAACGAATCTTTATATGAAGCTGATCGGATTTCCCACTCAGTCAAGCTATCTAGAGATGATATGGAGAGCCTGCGACTAGCCAAGGAAATTCTGCAACGTGATTATTTACATCCACCGACGCTAGCTGGGCTCTCTCGCATTATTTGCCTCAATGAGTTCAAATTGAAGAAGGGCTTTAAGGAAATGTTCGGTTATACTGTCCATGCCTATGTGATCGAACAACGGATGCAGAGGGCGCAGCAGCTGCTGGAACAAGGAAATGTGACTGTAAGTGAAGCAGCTTCCAGGGTCGGATACGGGAATGTCAGCCATTTCTCTGCAGCTTTTCGCAAAAAGTTCGGTGTGCGTCCAGGAGAATATTTGATCAGCAGTAGACAGCGTTCTGTAGGGACTTGGATGTAA
- a CDS encoding ABC transporter ATP-binding protein, whose protein sequence is MSRLLEIAGEKRGLLILSGVLSSVSAVLMLVPFLSVYFILAELLRHAASPGQVDGDAMIRWGWIALGGLIGGLVTSYCGIMCSHIAAFRIQYNLRVRMTEHLGRLPLGFLNGTSTGAVKKTLEQNVDKVENFVAHQLPDLVSALASTVLMIVAMFWLSPPLAIACLLPILIGMVVQSALMMSGKGKTSVKQYHDSLEQINASAVQYVRGMPAVKVFGQTVHSFRKFYSDMTRYRDYCLEFTDRYQSGYVLFKTLLASSFTFILPVGVFMLSGQPDSMSFALVLLFFLIMAPGVSSPLYKLLMLASSTRDIGEGVERMDRLLAQQPVPEITIPLSPHAFDVEFTDVTFSYSEEEGATAALSEVSFRAEQGKVTALVGPSGSGKSTVASLVPRFWDPQEGAIRIGGVDIRHMAIHELMNTVAFVFQETFLFYDTLYENIAFGKPGATLDEVQAAARAAQCDEFISRLPQGYDTLIGEGGVYLSGGEEQRIAVARAILKNAPVLVLDEATAFADPENEHHMQLALTELMRGKTVIVIAHRLSSIREAAQILVLRDGQIVERGDHDSLIDLDGLYTQMWYAYSGTGDWHMEKGGEQL, encoded by the coding sequence ATGTCGAGACTGCTAGAGATTGCCGGAGAGAAGCGGGGCCTGCTGATCCTGTCTGGCGTATTGTCATCTGTCAGCGCAGTGCTAATGCTGGTACCATTTTTATCTGTTTATTTCATATTGGCTGAGCTACTGCGGCATGCCGCGTCTCCTGGACAGGTCGATGGTGATGCGATGATTCGCTGGGGATGGATTGCACTCGGTGGATTGATCGGAGGTCTGGTGACCTCGTATTGCGGTATTATGTGCTCGCATATTGCGGCTTTTCGTATTCAGTATAATCTGCGTGTGCGAATGACCGAGCATTTGGGCAGACTGCCGCTCGGCTTTCTGAATGGAACTTCGACCGGTGCAGTGAAGAAGACGCTGGAACAGAATGTAGACAAGGTGGAAAATTTCGTAGCACATCAGCTTCCTGATCTGGTTAGCGCACTGGCGTCTACGGTGCTGATGATTGTGGCGATGTTCTGGTTGAGTCCGCCGTTGGCTATAGCCTGCCTTCTACCGATCCTTATAGGAATGGTTGTGCAGTCAGCACTTATGATGAGCGGTAAGGGAAAAACCAGTGTGAAGCAGTATCATGATTCTTTGGAGCAGATCAATGCTTCGGCGGTGCAGTATGTGCGGGGGATGCCAGCGGTGAAGGTGTTCGGGCAGACGGTGCATTCCTTCCGAAAGTTCTACAGTGATATGACCAGATACCGTGATTATTGTCTGGAGTTTACGGATCGTTATCAGTCAGGTTATGTTCTGTTCAAAACATTGCTGGCCTCCTCGTTTACCTTTATTTTACCGGTGGGTGTTTTTATGCTAAGCGGTCAGCCGGATTCCATGTCCTTTGCGCTTGTGCTGCTGTTCTTTCTAATTATGGCACCAGGCGTATCATCTCCGCTCTATAAGCTACTTATGCTGGCTTCGAGCACCCGGGATATCGGCGAAGGCGTAGAGCGGATGGATCGTCTTTTGGCACAGCAGCCTGTACCAGAGATAACAATCCCGCTGTCACCGCATGCTTTCGACGTTGAATTTACGGACGTAACTTTCTCCTACAGTGAAGAAGAGGGGGCTACGGCTGCGCTCAGCGAGGTTTCTTTCCGGGCAGAACAAGGGAAGGTTACAGCGCTGGTTGGACCGTCAGGTTCAGGAAAATCGACGGTGGCCAGCTTGGTGCCGCGGTTCTGGGACCCGCAAGAGGGTGCTATCCGTATCGGTGGAGTAGATATCCGCCATATGGCGATTCATGAACTGATGAATACAGTTGCTTTTGTATTTCAGGAGACCTTCCTGTTCTATGACACTTTGTATGAAAATATTGCCTTCGGCAAACCGGGAGCCACGCTGGATGAAGTACAGGCTGCAGCAAGAGCTGCACAATGCGACGAGTTCATCTCTCGGCTTCCGCAGGGATACGATACGTTAATCGGTGAAGGTGGCGTCTATCTCTCCGGCGGTGAGGAGCAACGAATTGCGGTAGCTCGAGCCATCCTCAAAAATGCTCCGGTACTTGTACTCGACGAAGCGACTGCTTTTGCCGACCCGGAAAATGAGCATCACATGCAGTTGGCACTAACGGAGCTTATGCGTGGCAAGACGGTTATTGTCATTGCCCACCGTCTGTCCTCTATTCGTGAAGCTGCACAAATATTGGTACTGCGTGACGGGCAAATCGTGGAGCGCGGAGATCACGATAGTTTGATTGATCTCGACGGACTTTATACTCAAATGTGGTATGCCTACAGTGGCACCGGAGATTGGCATATGGAAAAGGGAGGGGAACAGCTATGA
- a CDS encoding family 10 glycosylhydrolase, whose protein sequence is MAFALRSGFIAVLSFVLVSSIAGGSVPAQAEEESNPPFETEVIVRTVNQFKNTADVQNFIQLSTSYGVDVISMNVKQDEDDEVPSGSVFYQSDIAPIAQGYENFDALQAVITAAHAAGIKVHAWIPQFHDQQAFLEHDEWQMQALVDGVQTPFTGSNGNEYFVNPIHHEVQQYERSIIQEVIENYAVDGVVLDWIRFDNYNMDVSDYTIAKYQAQFGYSPLSIDFDTDSPQREQWNEWRTDQIGQYVGDIREGITQSSKPDVQLGVYILPPEFIEVGQNVAKFKDDIDFVAPMAYFDDWEFNSDWVYSTSYGILKDTSDRISGSDVEIVATLDNDWTDDQYQEIYKGIRENYPDVKRLSFFAYGAWPEDELANIKERETWPTPGWTAPVEQDYPAQLPAGWKARNIGSMPGNATYNSSNKQFTLSSSSTDIWGNGDQLNYIYQSVRGNAEIIVKVQSTSRLDGWAKAGIMIRESLDHNSKHADMMLTPENGATFQYRVETAGNMADHTAAASAPRWLKLTRSGNTFKGSISTNGNNWQTVGTVQIPMSNKVYIGIALSNPGDDSRNKAVFGNVKITD, encoded by the coding sequence ATGGCATTTGCGCTGAGATCGGGGTTCATAGCAGTGTTAAGCTTCGTGTTGGTTTCTTCGATAGCGGGTGGTTCCGTGCCGGCCCAGGCCGAGGAGGAGAGTAATCCCCCTTTCGAAACGGAAGTTATTGTACGGACCGTAAACCAGTTTAAGAACACGGCGGATGTCCAGAATTTCATCCAGCTATCCACAAGCTACGGTGTCGATGTCATCAGCATGAACGTGAAGCAGGATGAAGATGATGAGGTCCCGTCCGGAAGTGTATTTTATCAGAGTGACATTGCTCCGATCGCGCAAGGCTACGAGAATTTCGATGCCCTGCAGGCTGTCATTACGGCAGCCCATGCCGCAGGAATCAAGGTTCATGCCTGGATTCCCCAGTTCCATGATCAGCAGGCCTTTTTGGAGCACGATGAATGGCAGATGCAGGCGCTGGTTGATGGGGTTCAGACTCCGTTTACAGGTTCTAATGGCAACGAATACTTTGTCAATCCGATTCACCACGAAGTGCAGCAGTATGAGCGTTCCATCATTCAGGAAGTGATCGAGAATTATGCTGTTGACGGTGTTGTGCTAGACTGGATTCGCTTCGACAATTACAACATGGACGTCAGTGATTACACGATTGCGAAGTATCAGGCTCAGTTCGGGTATTCACCGCTCAGCATTGATTTCGATACGGATTCGCCTCAGCGTGAGCAGTGGAATGAATGGAGGACCGATCAAATTGGACAGTATGTAGGCGATATTCGTGAGGGTATCACCCAATCTTCGAAGCCGGATGTGCAGCTCGGCGTGTATATTTTGCCGCCAGAATTCATTGAGGTTGGACAGAATGTAGCCAAATTCAAGGATGATATCGACTTTGTTGCTCCAATGGCGTACTTTGATGACTGGGAGTTCAATAGTGATTGGGTATACAGCACTTCCTACGGAATCCTGAAGGATACGAGCGACCGGATCAGTGGCAGTGACGTGGAGATTGTAGCGACACTGGATAATGACTGGACTGATGATCAATATCAGGAGATTTACAAGGGAATTCGCGAGAATTATCCGGATGTGAAGCGCCTTTCGTTCTTTGCCTACGGGGCCTGGCCAGAAGATGAATTGGCCAATATCAAGGAACGTGAAACCTGGCCGACGCCAGGCTGGACGGCTCCGGTAGAACAAGACTACCCGGCCCAGCTACCAGCCGGATGGAAGGCTCGAAATATCGGTTCCATGCCGGGGAACGCCACCTATAATTCTTCCAATAAGCAATTTACACTCAGCAGCAGCTCTACGGATATTTGGGGAAATGGAGATCAACTGAATTATATATACCAATCCGTGAGAGGCAATGCGGAGATTATTGTTAAAGTGCAGTCCACTAGCCGATTGGACGGCTGGGCCAAGGCCGGCATTATGATTCGGGAGTCGCTGGATCATAATTCGAAGCACGCGGATATGATGCTTACCCCCGAGAATGGAGCAACCTTCCAGTATCGTGTAGAGACCGCGGGCAATATGGCCGACCATACTGCGGCTGCCTCGGCTCCAAGATGGCTAAAGCTGACCAGAAGTGGAAATACCTTCAAAGGGTCTATTTCGACAAACGGGAATAACTGGCAAACGGTCGGAACTGTTCAGATTCCGATGAGTAACAAGGTGTATATTGGCATAGCGCTCAGCAATCCGGGGGATGATTCGAGGAATAAGGCTGTGTTTGGAAATGTGAAGATTACAGATTAA